The following coding sequences lie in one Saimiri boliviensis isolate mSaiBol1 chromosome 6, mSaiBol1.pri, whole genome shotgun sequence genomic window:
- the RPLP2 gene encoding large ribosomal subunit protein P2 isoform X1 encodes MRYVASYLLAALGGNPSPSAKDIKKILDSVGIEADDDRLNKVISELNGKNIEDVIAQGIGKLASVPAGGAVAVSAAPGSAAPAAGSAPAAAEEKKDEKKEESEESDDDMGFGLFD; translated from the exons ATGCGCTACGTCGCCTCCTACCTGCTGGCTGCCCTCGGGGGTAACCCTTCCCCGAGCGCCAAGGACATCAAGAAGATCCTGGACAGCGTCGGCATCGAGGCGGACGACGACCGGCTCAACAAG GTCATCAGCGAGCTGAACGGAAAGAACATTGAGGACGTGATTGCCCAGG GTATTGGCAAGCTTGCCAGCGTGCCTGCCGGTGGGGCTGTGGCCGTGTCTGCTGCCCCAGGCTCTGCAGCTCCTGCTGCTGGTTCCGCCCCCGCTGCCG cagaggagaagaaagatgagaagaaGGAGGAGTCTGAAGAGTCAGACGATGACATGGGATTTGGCCTCTTTGATTAA
- the RPLP2 gene encoding large ribosomal subunit protein P2 isoform X2, whose product MRYVASYLLAALGGNPSPSAKDIKKILDSVGIEADDDRLNKVISELNGKNIEDVIAQGIGKLASVPAGGAVAVSAAPGSAAPAAGSAPAAEEKKDEKKEESEESDDDMGFGLFD is encoded by the exons ATGCGCTACGTCGCCTCCTACCTGCTGGCTGCCCTCGGGGGTAACCCTTCCCCGAGCGCCAAGGACATCAAGAAGATCCTGGACAGCGTCGGCATCGAGGCGGACGACGACCGGCTCAACAAG GTCATCAGCGAGCTGAACGGAAAGAACATTGAGGACGTGATTGCCCAGG GTATTGGCAAGCTTGCCAGCGTGCCTGCCGGTGGGGCTGTGGCCGTGTCTGCTGCCCCAGGCTCTGCAGCTCCTGCTGCTGGTTCCGCCCCCGCTGCCG aggagaagaaagatgagaagaaGGAGGAGTCTGAAGAGTCAGACGATGACATGGGATTTGGCCTCTTTGATTAA
- the PIDD1 gene encoding p53-induced death domain-containing protein 1 isoform X3: MSAAVEGPELEAVAAAAGDASEAADAEDASEAVDGGSRALRFLGGNRLSLDLSPGGCHRLLHLCVQQPLQLLQVEFLRLSTHEDPQLLEATLAQVPQSLSRLCSLVLKGGQRRDTLGACLRGALTTLPAGLSGLAHLAHLDLSFNSLETLPACVLRMPGLRALLLSHNRLSELPEALGALPALTFLSVTHNRLQTLPPALGALTTLQRLDLSQNLLDTLPPEIGGLGNLLELNLASNRLQSLPASLAGLRSLRLLVLHSNLLGSVPASLACLPFLTRLDLRDNRLRDLPPALLDAPFVRLQGNPLGEASPEAPSSPGAAFVPEMPRLFLTSDLDSFPVTPGGCSVTLACGVRLQFPAGATIAPITIRYRLLLPEPGLVPLGPHDALLSCVLELQPHGVAFQQDVGLWLLFMPPQARRCREVVVRTRSDSSWSDLATFLEEEAPKRLWAHCQVPHFSWFLVVSRPVSDACLVPPEGTLLCSSGHPGVKVIFPDGATEEPRRVSMQVVRMAGRDLRALLGEPEAAASPLLCLSQSGPPSFLRPVTVQLPLPSGVTGLNLDRSRLHLLYWAPPAATWDDITAQVVLELTHLYARFQVTHFSWYWLWYTTKNCVGGLARKAWERLRLHRVNLIALQRRRDPEQVLLQCLPRNKVDATLRRLLERYRGPEPSDTVEMFEGEEFFAAFERGIDVDADRPDCVEGRICFVFYSHLKNVKEVCPSTVAQCPCRYPRRQRLPGRGRARTPCGWPLCPSSCRGFGGPKCHGGGLASPWRP; the protein is encoded by the exons ATGTCTGCAGCAGTGGAGGGGCCAGAGCTGGAGGCAGTAGCAGCAGCCGCAGGAGATGCTTCAGAGGCTGCAGATGCAGAAGATGCTTCGGAGGCTGTGGATGGAGGGTCCAGGGCGCTGCGGTTCCTGGGTGGCAACCGGCTGAGCTTGGACCTGTCCCCCGGGGGCTGCCACCGCCTGCTTCACCTGTGTGTCCAGCAGCCCCTCCAGCTGCTGCAGGTGGAGTTCTTGCGTCTGAGCACTCACGAGGACCCTCAGCTGCTGGAGGCCACCCTGGCTCAGGTGCCTCAGAGCCTGTCCCGCCTCTGCTCCCTGGTCCTCAAAG GAGGGCAACGCCGAGACACACTAGGTGCCTGCCTCCGGGGTGCCCTGACCACCCTGCCTGCTGGTCTGAGTGGCCTGGCCCATCTGGCCCACCTGGACCTGAGCTTCAACAGCCTGGAGACACTGCCGGCCTGTGTCCTGCGGATGCCAGGTCTGCGTGCCCTCTTGCTGTCCCACAACCGCCTCTCCGAGCTGCCTGAGGCTCTGGGGGCCCTCCCCGCCCTCACCTTCCTCTCCGTGACACACAACCGCCTACAGACGCTGCCCCCAGCTCTGGGGGCCCTGACCACCCTGCAGCGCCTCGATCTCTCTCAGAACCTTCTGGACACGCTGCCTCCTGAGATTGGAGGCCTGGGCAACCTCCTTGAGCTCAACCTGGCCTCTAACCGACTGCagagcctcccagcctccctgg CGGGGCTGCGGTCCTTGCGGCTCCTTGTCCTGCACAgcaacctcctgggctctgtGCCAGCCAGCCTGGCCTGCCTCCCGTTCCTCACCCGGCTCGACCTGAGGGACAACCGGCTCCGGGACCTGCCCCCTGCGCTGCTGGACGCCCCCTTTGTGCGCCTGCAGGGGAACCCCCTGGGCGAGGCCTCGCCAGAAGCCCCGAGTTCCCCAG GGGCAGCCTTTGTTCCAGAAATGCCCAGACTCTTCCTGACCTCAGATTTGGACAG CTTTCCTGTGACCCCTGGAGGCTGCTCCGTGACCCTGGCCTGTGGCGTCCGCCTGCAGTTCCCAGCGGGGGCCACCATCGCCCCCATCACCATCCGCTATCGGCTGTTGCTGCCAGAGCCGGGCCTCGTCCCCCTGGGCCCTCATGATGCCCTGCTCAGCTGTGTGCTGGAGCTGCAGCCCCACGGGGTGGCCTTCCAGCAG GATGTGGGCCTGTGGCTGCTCTTCATGCCCCCACAGGCCCGGCGCTGCCGTGAGGTGGTGGTCAGGACCCGGAGTGACAGCAGCTGGAGTGACCTGGCGACcttcctggaggaagaggcaCCCAAG CGGCTCTGGGCTCACTGCCAGGTGCCCCACTTCTCCTGGTTCCTTGTGGTCTCCCGCCCTGTGTCCGACGCCTGCCTGGTGCCACCAGAGGGAACACTGCTGTGCTCCTCAGGTCATCCCGGGGTCAAGGTCATCTTCCCCGATGGGGCCACTGAGGAGCCTCGTCGAGTCTCCATGCAG GTGGTGCGCATGGCTGGCCGAGATCTGCGAGCCCTCCTGGGAGAGCCAGAGGCCGCGGCAAGCCCCCTGCTGTGCCTCTCACAGAGCGGCCCCCCAAGCTTCCTCCGGCCCGTCACCGTGCAGCTGCCTCTGCCCTCTGGTGTCACAG GCCTCAATCTGGACCGCTCCCGTCTGCACCTGTTGTACTGGGCCCCTCCTGCAGCCACCTGGGATGACATCACAGCTCAGGTGGTCCTGGAGCTCACCCACCTGTATGCACGCTTCCAGGTCACACACTTCTCCTG GTACTGGCTCTGGTACACCACCAAGAACTGCGTGGGAGGCCTGGCTCGGAAGGCCTGGGAGCGGCTGCGGCTGCACCGGGTGAATCTCATCGCGCTGCAGCGACGCCGGGACCCCGAGCAGGTCCTGCTGCAGTGCCTGCCCCGAAACAAG GTGGACGCCACCCTTCGGCGGCTGCTGGAGCGCTACCGGGGCCCAGAGCCCTCCGACACGGTGGAGATGTTCGAGGGCGAGGAGTTCTTCGCGGCCTTCGAGCGAGGCATTGACGTGGATGCTG ACCGCCCTGACTGCGTGGAGGGCAGAATCTGCTTTGTCTTTTACTCACACCTGAAGAACGTGAAGGAGGT GTGTCCTTCTACCGTGGCGCAGTGCCCGTGCAGGTAcccgaggaggcagaggctgcccgGCAGAGGAAGGGCACGGACGCCCTGTGGATGGCCACTCTGCCCATCAAGCTGCCG AGGCTTCGGGGGCCCGAAGTGCCACGGCGGGGGACTGGCCTCTCCTTGGCgcccctga
- the PIDD1 gene encoding p53-induced death domain-containing protein 1 isoform X2: MSAAVEGPELEAVAAAAGDASEAADAEDASEAVDGGSRALRFLGGNRLSLDLSPGGCHRLLHLCVQQPLQLLQVEFLRLSTHEDPQLLEATLAQVPQSLSRLCSLVLKGGQRRDTLGACLRGALTTLPAGLSGLAHLAHLDLSFNSLETLPACVLRMPGLRALLLSHNRLSELPEALGALPALTFLSVTHNRLQTLPPALGALTTLQRLDLSQNLLDTLPPEIGGLGNLLELNLASNRLQSLPASLAGLRSLRLLVLHSNLLGSVPASLACLPFLTRLDLRDNRLRDLPPALLDAPFVRLQGNPLGEASPEAPSSPGAAFVPEMPRLFLTSDLDSFPVTPGGCSVTLACGVRLQFPAGATIAPITIRYRLLLPEPGLVPLGPHDALLSCVLELQPHGVAFQQDVGLWLLFMPPQARRCREVVVRTRSDSSWSDLATFLEEEAPKRLWAHCQVPHFSWFLVVSRPVSDACLVPPEGTLLCSSGHPGVKVIFPDGATEEPRRVSMQVVRMAGRDLRALLGEPEAAASPLLCLSQSGPPSFLRPVTVQLPLPSGVTGLNLDRSRLHLLYWAPPAATWDDITAQVVLELTHLYARFQVTHFSWYWLWYTTKNCVGGLARKAWERLRLHRVNLIALQRRRDPEQVLLQCLPRNKVDATLRRLLERYRGPEPSDTVEMFEGEEFFAAFERGIDVDADRPDCVEGRICFVFYSHLKNVKEVYVTTTLDREAQAVRGQVSFYRGAVPVQVPEEAEAARQRKGTDALWMATLPIKLPRLRGPEVPRRGTGLSLAPLNLGDAETGFLTQSNLLSVAGRLGPDWPAVALQLGMSYRELQRIRHEFRDDLDGQIRHMLFSWAERQVGQPGAVGLLVQALEQSDRQDVAEEVRAVLELGRRKYQDSIQRTGLAPKDPGVPGSSAPQPSEPAQA; the protein is encoded by the exons ATGTCTGCAGCAGTGGAGGGGCCAGAGCTGGAGGCAGTAGCAGCAGCCGCAGGAGATGCTTCAGAGGCTGCAGATGCAGAAGATGCTTCGGAGGCTGTGGATGGAGGGTCCAGGGCGCTGCGGTTCCTGGGTGGCAACCGGCTGAGCTTGGACCTGTCCCCCGGGGGCTGCCACCGCCTGCTTCACCTGTGTGTCCAGCAGCCCCTCCAGCTGCTGCAGGTGGAGTTCTTGCGTCTGAGCACTCACGAGGACCCTCAGCTGCTGGAGGCCACCCTGGCTCAGGTGCCTCAGAGCCTGTCCCGCCTCTGCTCCCTGGTCCTCAAAG GAGGGCAACGCCGAGACACACTAGGTGCCTGCCTCCGGGGTGCCCTGACCACCCTGCCTGCTGGTCTGAGTGGCCTGGCCCATCTGGCCCACCTGGACCTGAGCTTCAACAGCCTGGAGACACTGCCGGCCTGTGTCCTGCGGATGCCAGGTCTGCGTGCCCTCTTGCTGTCCCACAACCGCCTCTCCGAGCTGCCTGAGGCTCTGGGGGCCCTCCCCGCCCTCACCTTCCTCTCCGTGACACACAACCGCCTACAGACGCTGCCCCCAGCTCTGGGGGCCCTGACCACCCTGCAGCGCCTCGATCTCTCTCAGAACCTTCTGGACACGCTGCCTCCTGAGATTGGAGGCCTGGGCAACCTCCTTGAGCTCAACCTGGCCTCTAACCGACTGCagagcctcccagcctccctgg CGGGGCTGCGGTCCTTGCGGCTCCTTGTCCTGCACAgcaacctcctgggctctgtGCCAGCCAGCCTGGCCTGCCTCCCGTTCCTCACCCGGCTCGACCTGAGGGACAACCGGCTCCGGGACCTGCCCCCTGCGCTGCTGGACGCCCCCTTTGTGCGCCTGCAGGGGAACCCCCTGGGCGAGGCCTCGCCAGAAGCCCCGAGTTCCCCAG GGGCAGCCTTTGTTCCAGAAATGCCCAGACTCTTCCTGACCTCAGATTTGGACAG CTTTCCTGTGACCCCTGGAGGCTGCTCCGTGACCCTGGCCTGTGGCGTCCGCCTGCAGTTCCCAGCGGGGGCCACCATCGCCCCCATCACCATCCGCTATCGGCTGTTGCTGCCAGAGCCGGGCCTCGTCCCCCTGGGCCCTCATGATGCCCTGCTCAGCTGTGTGCTGGAGCTGCAGCCCCACGGGGTGGCCTTCCAGCAG GATGTGGGCCTGTGGCTGCTCTTCATGCCCCCACAGGCCCGGCGCTGCCGTGAGGTGGTGGTCAGGACCCGGAGTGACAGCAGCTGGAGTGACCTGGCGACcttcctggaggaagaggcaCCCAAG CGGCTCTGGGCTCACTGCCAGGTGCCCCACTTCTCCTGGTTCCTTGTGGTCTCCCGCCCTGTGTCCGACGCCTGCCTGGTGCCACCAGAGGGAACACTGCTGTGCTCCTCAGGTCATCCCGGGGTCAAGGTCATCTTCCCCGATGGGGCCACTGAGGAGCCTCGTCGAGTCTCCATGCAG GTGGTGCGCATGGCTGGCCGAGATCTGCGAGCCCTCCTGGGAGAGCCAGAGGCCGCGGCAAGCCCCCTGCTGTGCCTCTCACAGAGCGGCCCCCCAAGCTTCCTCCGGCCCGTCACCGTGCAGCTGCCTCTGCCCTCTGGTGTCACAG GCCTCAATCTGGACCGCTCCCGTCTGCACCTGTTGTACTGGGCCCCTCCTGCAGCCACCTGGGATGACATCACAGCTCAGGTGGTCCTGGAGCTCACCCACCTGTATGCACGCTTCCAGGTCACACACTTCTCCTG GTACTGGCTCTGGTACACCACCAAGAACTGCGTGGGAGGCCTGGCTCGGAAGGCCTGGGAGCGGCTGCGGCTGCACCGGGTGAATCTCATCGCGCTGCAGCGACGCCGGGACCCCGAGCAGGTCCTGCTGCAGTGCCTGCCCCGAAACAAG GTGGACGCCACCCTTCGGCGGCTGCTGGAGCGCTACCGGGGCCCAGAGCCCTCCGACACGGTGGAGATGTTCGAGGGCGAGGAGTTCTTCGCGGCCTTCGAGCGAGGCATTGACGTGGATGCTG ACCGCCCTGACTGCGTGGAGGGCAGAATCTGCTTTGTCTTTTACTCACACCTGAAGAACGTGAAGGAGGTGTACGTGACCACCACCCTGGACCGGGAGGCTCAGGCTGTGCGGGGCCAG GTGTCCTTCTACCGTGGCGCAGTGCCCGTGCAGGTAcccgaggaggcagaggctgcccgGCAGAGGAAGGGCACGGACGCCCTGTGGATGGCCACTCTGCCCATCAAGCTGCCG AGGCTTCGGGGGCCCGAAGTGCCACGGCGGGGGACTGGCCTCTCCTTGGCgcccctgaacctgggagatgctGAGACCGGCTTTCTGACGCAGAGCAACCTCCTGAGCGTGGCTGGGCGCCTGGGTCCGGACTGGCCGGCCGTGGCCCTGCAGCTGGGCATGTCCTACCGCGAGCTGCAGCGCATCCGGCACGAGTTCCG GGATGACCTGGATGGGCAGATCCGTCACATGCTCTTCTCCTGGGCTGAGCGCCAGGTTGGGCAGCCAGGGGCTGTGGGGCTCCTGGTGCAGGCCCTGGAGCAGAGTGACCGGCAGGACGTGGCTGAAGAGGTCCGGGCAGTGCTGGAGCTTGGCCGCCGCAAGTACCAGGACAGCATCCAGCGCACAGGCTTGGCCCCCAAGGACCCGGGGGTGCCTGGCTCGTCGGCTCCACAGCCCTCAGAGCCTGCCCAGGCCTAG
- the PIDD1 gene encoding p53-induced death domain-containing protein 1 isoform X4 — protein MSAAVEGPELEAVAAAAGDASEAADAEDASEAVDGGSRALRFLGGNRLSLDLSPGGCHRLLHLCVQQPLQLLQVEFLRLSTHEDPQLLEATLAQVPQSLSRLCSLVLKGGQRRDTLGACLRGALTTLPAGLSGLAHLAHLDLSFNSLETLPACVLRMPGLRALLLSHNRLSELPEALGALPALTFLSVTHNRLQTLPPALGALTTLQRLDLSQNLLDTLPPEIGGLGNLLELNLASNRLQSLPASLAGLRSLRLLVLHSNLLGSVPASLACLPFLTRLDLRDNRLRDLPPALLDAPFVRLQGNPLGEASPEAPSSPGAAFVPEMPRLFLTSDLDSFPVTPGGCSVTLACGVRLQFPAGATIAPITIRYRLLLPEPGLVPLGPHDALLSCVLELQPHGVAFQQDVGLWLLFMPPQARRCREVVVRTRSDSSWSDLATFLEEEAPKRLWAHCQVPHFSWFLVVSRPVSDACLVPPEGTLLCSSGHPGVKVIFPDGATEEPRRVSMQVVRMAGRDLRALLGEPEAAASPLLCLSQSGPPSFLRPVTVQLPLPSGVTGLNLDRSRLHLLYWAPPAATWDDITAQVVLELTHLYARFQVTHFSWYWLWYTTKNCVGGLARKAWERLRLHRVNLIALQRRRDPEQVLLQCLPRNKVDATLRRLLERYRGPEPSDTVEMFEGEEFFAAFERGIDVDAGVLLPWRSARAGTRGGRGCPAEEGHGRPVDGHSAHQAAEASGARSATAGDWPLLGAPEPGRC, from the exons ATGTCTGCAGCAGTGGAGGGGCCAGAGCTGGAGGCAGTAGCAGCAGCCGCAGGAGATGCTTCAGAGGCTGCAGATGCAGAAGATGCTTCGGAGGCTGTGGATGGAGGGTCCAGGGCGCTGCGGTTCCTGGGTGGCAACCGGCTGAGCTTGGACCTGTCCCCCGGGGGCTGCCACCGCCTGCTTCACCTGTGTGTCCAGCAGCCCCTCCAGCTGCTGCAGGTGGAGTTCTTGCGTCTGAGCACTCACGAGGACCCTCAGCTGCTGGAGGCCACCCTGGCTCAGGTGCCTCAGAGCCTGTCCCGCCTCTGCTCCCTGGTCCTCAAAG GAGGGCAACGCCGAGACACACTAGGTGCCTGCCTCCGGGGTGCCCTGACCACCCTGCCTGCTGGTCTGAGTGGCCTGGCCCATCTGGCCCACCTGGACCTGAGCTTCAACAGCCTGGAGACACTGCCGGCCTGTGTCCTGCGGATGCCAGGTCTGCGTGCCCTCTTGCTGTCCCACAACCGCCTCTCCGAGCTGCCTGAGGCTCTGGGGGCCCTCCCCGCCCTCACCTTCCTCTCCGTGACACACAACCGCCTACAGACGCTGCCCCCAGCTCTGGGGGCCCTGACCACCCTGCAGCGCCTCGATCTCTCTCAGAACCTTCTGGACACGCTGCCTCCTGAGATTGGAGGCCTGGGCAACCTCCTTGAGCTCAACCTGGCCTCTAACCGACTGCagagcctcccagcctccctgg CGGGGCTGCGGTCCTTGCGGCTCCTTGTCCTGCACAgcaacctcctgggctctgtGCCAGCCAGCCTGGCCTGCCTCCCGTTCCTCACCCGGCTCGACCTGAGGGACAACCGGCTCCGGGACCTGCCCCCTGCGCTGCTGGACGCCCCCTTTGTGCGCCTGCAGGGGAACCCCCTGGGCGAGGCCTCGCCAGAAGCCCCGAGTTCCCCAG GGGCAGCCTTTGTTCCAGAAATGCCCAGACTCTTCCTGACCTCAGATTTGGACAG CTTTCCTGTGACCCCTGGAGGCTGCTCCGTGACCCTGGCCTGTGGCGTCCGCCTGCAGTTCCCAGCGGGGGCCACCATCGCCCCCATCACCATCCGCTATCGGCTGTTGCTGCCAGAGCCGGGCCTCGTCCCCCTGGGCCCTCATGATGCCCTGCTCAGCTGTGTGCTGGAGCTGCAGCCCCACGGGGTGGCCTTCCAGCAG GATGTGGGCCTGTGGCTGCTCTTCATGCCCCCACAGGCCCGGCGCTGCCGTGAGGTGGTGGTCAGGACCCGGAGTGACAGCAGCTGGAGTGACCTGGCGACcttcctggaggaagaggcaCCCAAG CGGCTCTGGGCTCACTGCCAGGTGCCCCACTTCTCCTGGTTCCTTGTGGTCTCCCGCCCTGTGTCCGACGCCTGCCTGGTGCCACCAGAGGGAACACTGCTGTGCTCCTCAGGTCATCCCGGGGTCAAGGTCATCTTCCCCGATGGGGCCACTGAGGAGCCTCGTCGAGTCTCCATGCAG GTGGTGCGCATGGCTGGCCGAGATCTGCGAGCCCTCCTGGGAGAGCCAGAGGCCGCGGCAAGCCCCCTGCTGTGCCTCTCACAGAGCGGCCCCCCAAGCTTCCTCCGGCCCGTCACCGTGCAGCTGCCTCTGCCCTCTGGTGTCACAG GCCTCAATCTGGACCGCTCCCGTCTGCACCTGTTGTACTGGGCCCCTCCTGCAGCCACCTGGGATGACATCACAGCTCAGGTGGTCCTGGAGCTCACCCACCTGTATGCACGCTTCCAGGTCACACACTTCTCCTG GTACTGGCTCTGGTACACCACCAAGAACTGCGTGGGAGGCCTGGCTCGGAAGGCCTGGGAGCGGCTGCGGCTGCACCGGGTGAATCTCATCGCGCTGCAGCGACGCCGGGACCCCGAGCAGGTCCTGCTGCAGTGCCTGCCCCGAAACAAG GTGGACGCCACCCTTCGGCGGCTGCTGGAGCGCTACCGGGGCCCAGAGCCCTCCGACACGGTGGAGATGTTCGAGGGCGAGGAGTTCTTCGCGGCCTTCGAGCGAGGCATTGACGTGGATGCTG GTGTCCTTCTACCGTGGCGCAGTGCCCGTGCAGGTAcccgaggaggcagaggctgcccgGCAGAGGAAGGGCACGGACGCCCTGTGGATGGCCACTCTGCCCATCAAGCTGCCG AGGCTTCGGGGGCCCGAAGTGCCACGGCGGGGGACTGGCCTCTCCTTGGCgcccctgaacctgggagatgctGA
- the PIDD1 gene encoding p53-induced death domain-containing protein 1 isoform X1 yields MSAAVEGPELEAVAAAAGDASEAADAEDASEAVDGGSRALRFLGGNRLSLDLSPGGCHRLLHLCVQQPLQLLQVEFLRLSTHEDPQLLEATLAQVPQSLSRLCSLVLKGGQRRDTLGACLRGALTTLPAGLSGLAHLAHLDLSFNSLETLPACVLRMPGLRALLLSHNRLSELPEALGALPALTFLSVTHNRLQTLPPALGALTTLQRLDLSQNLLDTLPPEIGGLGNLLELNLASNRLQSLPASLAGLRSLRLLVLHSNLLGSVPASLACLPFLTRLDLRDNRLRDLPPALLDAPFVRLQGNPLGEASPEAPSSPGAAFVPEMPRLFLTSDLDSFPVTPGGCSVTLACGVRLQFPAGATIAPITIRYRLLLPEPGLVPLGPHDALLSCVLELQPHGVAFQQDVGLWLLFMPPQARRCREVVVRTRSDSSWSDLATFLEEEAPKRLWAHCQVPHFSWFLVVSRPVSDACLVPPEGTLLCSSGHPGVKVIFPDGATEEPRRVSMQVVRMAGRDLRALLGEPEAAASPLLCLSQSGPPSFLRPVTVQLPLPSGVTGLNLDRSRLHLLYWAPPAATWDDITAQVVLELTHLYARFQVTHFSWYWLWYTTKNCVGGLARKAWERLRLHRVNLIALQRRRDPEQVLLQCLPRNKVDATLRRLLERYRGPEPSDTVEMFEGEEFFAAFERGIDVDADRPDCVEGRICFVFYSHLKNVKEVYVTTTLDREAQAVRGQVGKGAGPPGCPGTGPSSEPHSMPPQVSFYRGAVPVQVPEEAEAARQRKGTDALWMATLPIKLPRLRGPEVPRRGTGLSLAPLNLGDAETGFLTQSNLLSVAGRLGPDWPAVALQLGMSYRELQRIRHEFRDDLDGQIRHMLFSWAERQVGQPGAVGLLVQALEQSDRQDVAEEVRAVLELGRRKYQDSIQRTGLAPKDPGVPGSSAPQPSEPAQA; encoded by the exons ATGTCTGCAGCAGTGGAGGGGCCAGAGCTGGAGGCAGTAGCAGCAGCCGCAGGAGATGCTTCAGAGGCTGCAGATGCAGAAGATGCTTCGGAGGCTGTGGATGGAGGGTCCAGGGCGCTGCGGTTCCTGGGTGGCAACCGGCTGAGCTTGGACCTGTCCCCCGGGGGCTGCCACCGCCTGCTTCACCTGTGTGTCCAGCAGCCCCTCCAGCTGCTGCAGGTGGAGTTCTTGCGTCTGAGCACTCACGAGGACCCTCAGCTGCTGGAGGCCACCCTGGCTCAGGTGCCTCAGAGCCTGTCCCGCCTCTGCTCCCTGGTCCTCAAAG GAGGGCAACGCCGAGACACACTAGGTGCCTGCCTCCGGGGTGCCCTGACCACCCTGCCTGCTGGTCTGAGTGGCCTGGCCCATCTGGCCCACCTGGACCTGAGCTTCAACAGCCTGGAGACACTGCCGGCCTGTGTCCTGCGGATGCCAGGTCTGCGTGCCCTCTTGCTGTCCCACAACCGCCTCTCCGAGCTGCCTGAGGCTCTGGGGGCCCTCCCCGCCCTCACCTTCCTCTCCGTGACACACAACCGCCTACAGACGCTGCCCCCAGCTCTGGGGGCCCTGACCACCCTGCAGCGCCTCGATCTCTCTCAGAACCTTCTGGACACGCTGCCTCCTGAGATTGGAGGCCTGGGCAACCTCCTTGAGCTCAACCTGGCCTCTAACCGACTGCagagcctcccagcctccctgg CGGGGCTGCGGTCCTTGCGGCTCCTTGTCCTGCACAgcaacctcctgggctctgtGCCAGCCAGCCTGGCCTGCCTCCCGTTCCTCACCCGGCTCGACCTGAGGGACAACCGGCTCCGGGACCTGCCCCCTGCGCTGCTGGACGCCCCCTTTGTGCGCCTGCAGGGGAACCCCCTGGGCGAGGCCTCGCCAGAAGCCCCGAGTTCCCCAG GGGCAGCCTTTGTTCCAGAAATGCCCAGACTCTTCCTGACCTCAGATTTGGACAG CTTTCCTGTGACCCCTGGAGGCTGCTCCGTGACCCTGGCCTGTGGCGTCCGCCTGCAGTTCCCAGCGGGGGCCACCATCGCCCCCATCACCATCCGCTATCGGCTGTTGCTGCCAGAGCCGGGCCTCGTCCCCCTGGGCCCTCATGATGCCCTGCTCAGCTGTGTGCTGGAGCTGCAGCCCCACGGGGTGGCCTTCCAGCAG GATGTGGGCCTGTGGCTGCTCTTCATGCCCCCACAGGCCCGGCGCTGCCGTGAGGTGGTGGTCAGGACCCGGAGTGACAGCAGCTGGAGTGACCTGGCGACcttcctggaggaagaggcaCCCAAG CGGCTCTGGGCTCACTGCCAGGTGCCCCACTTCTCCTGGTTCCTTGTGGTCTCCCGCCCTGTGTCCGACGCCTGCCTGGTGCCACCAGAGGGAACACTGCTGTGCTCCTCAGGTCATCCCGGGGTCAAGGTCATCTTCCCCGATGGGGCCACTGAGGAGCCTCGTCGAGTCTCCATGCAG GTGGTGCGCATGGCTGGCCGAGATCTGCGAGCCCTCCTGGGAGAGCCAGAGGCCGCGGCAAGCCCCCTGCTGTGCCTCTCACAGAGCGGCCCCCCAAGCTTCCTCCGGCCCGTCACCGTGCAGCTGCCTCTGCCCTCTGGTGTCACAG GCCTCAATCTGGACCGCTCCCGTCTGCACCTGTTGTACTGGGCCCCTCCTGCAGCCACCTGGGATGACATCACAGCTCAGGTGGTCCTGGAGCTCACCCACCTGTATGCACGCTTCCAGGTCACACACTTCTCCTG GTACTGGCTCTGGTACACCACCAAGAACTGCGTGGGAGGCCTGGCTCGGAAGGCCTGGGAGCGGCTGCGGCTGCACCGGGTGAATCTCATCGCGCTGCAGCGACGCCGGGACCCCGAGCAGGTCCTGCTGCAGTGCCTGCCCCGAAACAAG GTGGACGCCACCCTTCGGCGGCTGCTGGAGCGCTACCGGGGCCCAGAGCCCTCCGACACGGTGGAGATGTTCGAGGGCGAGGAGTTCTTCGCGGCCTTCGAGCGAGGCATTGACGTGGATGCTG ACCGCCCTGACTGCGTGGAGGGCAGAATCTGCTTTGTCTTTTACTCACACCTGAAGAACGTGAAGGAGGTGTACGTGACCACCACCCTGGACCGGGAGGCTCAGGCTGTGCGGGGCCAGGTGGGCAAGGGGGCGGGCCCCCCAGGCTGCCCGGGCACAGGGCCAAGCTCTGAACCCCATTCGATGCCCCCTCAGGTGTCCTTCTACCGTGGCGCAGTGCCCGTGCAGGTAcccgaggaggcagaggctgcccgGCAGAGGAAGGGCACGGACGCCCTGTGGATGGCCACTCTGCCCATCAAGCTGCCG AGGCTTCGGGGGCCCGAAGTGCCACGGCGGGGGACTGGCCTCTCCTTGGCgcccctgaacctgggagatgctGAGACCGGCTTTCTGACGCAGAGCAACCTCCTGAGCGTGGCTGGGCGCCTGGGTCCGGACTGGCCGGCCGTGGCCCTGCAGCTGGGCATGTCCTACCGCGAGCTGCAGCGCATCCGGCACGAGTTCCG GGATGACCTGGATGGGCAGATCCGTCACATGCTCTTCTCCTGGGCTGAGCGCCAGGTTGGGCAGCCAGGGGCTGTGGGGCTCCTGGTGCAGGCCCTGGAGCAGAGTGACCGGCAGGACGTGGCTGAAGAGGTCCGGGCAGTGCTGGAGCTTGGCCGCCGCAAGTACCAGGACAGCATCCAGCGCACAGGCTTGGCCCCCAAGGACCCGGGGGTGCCTGGCTCGTCGGCTCCACAGCCCTCAGAGCCTGCCCAGGCCTAG